The region GGACCGGGTCGCGGCCGGGCGTGGAGCCGACCGGGCGCCCCGCTGGTTCCAGTTGTATTGGTCGACCGACGAGTCCGTCGTGGCCAGCTTCGTCGGGCGGGCCGAGAACATGGGCGCCGACGCCCTGGTGGTGACCCTCGATACCACCCAGTTGGGCTGGCGGCCAATGGATCTCAATATCGGCTCGCTGCCCTTCTCCCGCGCGGTGGGGATCGCGCAGTACACGTCCGACTCGGCCTTCATGGCATCGGTGCGCGAGCGGGTCGCGGCGGCCAAGGCCTCCGGGCAGCGGCCGGAGATCGAGGTGACCCTCGGGGCCGTGAAGACCCTGCTGTCGATGGCACGGAACGTGCCCGGCGGATTCTGGCGCAACCTCACCTCGCCGGTGCCGCGCGCCAGTGTCGAGACCTTCTTGGACACCTACTCCCGGCCGTCGCTGTGCTGGGACGACATCGCCGCACTGCGCGAGCGCACGCGGTTACCGCTGCTGCTGAAGGGCATTCTGCATCCCGACGATGCGCGACGGGCCGTCGACCTCGGCGTCGACGGCATTCTGGTGTCGAATCACGGTGGGCGACAGATCGACTCGGTGATCGGCGCGGCTGACGCCCTCGTCGGGGTCGCCGACGCCGTCGACGGCCGGGCGCGGGTGATCCTCGATTCGGGTGTCCGCGGTGGCGCCGACGTCTTCAAGGCGCTGGCGCTGGGTGCCGACGCCGTCACCATCGGCAGGCCGCACATCTACGGATTGGCCATCGCCGGACGCCAGGGCGTGCAGCAAGTGATCGAGAACATCATCGCCGAGTTCGACATCACCATGGGCCTGGCCGGAGTGACGTCCCCGCAGGAACTGACGGTCGACGCCCTGCACCGCTGATTACGGTTGCCGTCGCGCGGGTAAGACGTCGGCCATGGCTGACATCATCGATCTGATCTACGCCGATCACGATTGGCTGCGCCGCCAGTTCTTCCGCCTCGACGATGCGCAGTCGGCCGAAGATCTCGCCGCGATCTGGGACGCGCTGGGCACCCGTCTCGACGCCCATGCCGACGCCGAGGAGACGGTCTTCTACCCGGCGCTGCTCAAGCACGGTGGCCGGGAGGATCCCGGCAACCCCGAGGGCGATCCCGAAGACGAAACCGAGGACGCGATCACCGACCACAACGCGATCCGCGACGCGGTCCGGGAGTCACGCCGTCACCAGCCCGGGAGCGAGAAGTGGTTCGAGGCGGTGAACAAGGCCCGGTCCGAGAACGGTTCGCACCTCGACGAGGAGGAGCGCGAAGCCATGCCGGACTTCATCAAGAGCGCCTCGCTGGAGTTGCGCCACGAACTGGGCATGAAGTGGCTGCGGTTCTACGCCGAACACGACACCAGCCGCGGCATCGACACCGCGGACAAGGACTCCGACGAGTACATCGACAAGCACTCCTAGGCGAGGCTCATGTTTCGACTTCGGCACGCCGGGTAAAGGCAGCGCATGCTGCAGATGAGCTGGAAGTTCGGACCGGTCGTATTCGCTTGTGCCGCTGCGACAGCGGTTGCCGTCGCACCCCTCGCCGCCGCGGGCGGCCCGCCGGGGTGTGTCGACACCTACGGGACGGGCTGCGCGGCTGCTCCGCCGCCGCCTCCCGGCTACGCCCCGCCGCCTCCCGGCTACGCCCCGCCGCCGGCGCCCGGCGTGGCCGGCGCGATTCCCGGCGGACCGGCTGGGGTGGCCGGCCCCGGCGGTGCAGCGGGCGCGATTCCCGGCGGACCCGGCGGAGCCGCCGGACCTGCCGGTGCAGCGGGCGCGATCCCGGGTGGACCCAGCGGAGCGGCTGGACCGGGCGGCGCAGCGGGCGTCATTCCCGGCGGACCCGGCGGAGTCGCCGGACCGGGCGGCGCGAGTGGCTGCATCCCGGGCGTGGGCTGCGGCACCGTCCCGGCTGGCTGAGCCGGCGACACGCGGCTGACCCGCGTCTCACGTCCACGTCGTGGTGGCCGCGACCGGGCGCCGCGGCCCCGGCGGCAGTTCCGGCGCGCCGACGATCGCGGGCCCGACACGGACCAGCACCTGCGGGTGCGCCTCGCCGTCGAACACGTCGCAGGCGAGCGCCAGCCGCGCACGCGCGTCCCGCAACGGCTCGGTGAGTGGGCACGACGCCAGGTCCAGCGCGGTGGCCGACAGCAGCAGGTCGCTCGTCGCCTCGCCGGCGCGCAGCCGGGAGCGGTCGTCGTCGGCCTCGGTGGCCAGCACCAGCAGCACACCGTCGCCGGGCCCACTCGGCGGGGGCTGGTCGTCGCCGACCGGCCCGTAGGACAGCTCGATTCGCCCCTCTCCGAGACGAACCCAGCGATCCTTCGGCACCACGCTCATCTGCACGCCGAGCCGCGCCGCGCGAATGAGCAGCAACTCCAGCGTCGCCGGCGCCAGCGCCGACTCGCCGTACTCGCGGCGATCCGATCGGCGCCGCGGGATCGCGCTCGCCAACTCCACGGAGGCCGCGACCGGCGACGACTCGATCAGCTCGAACGAGGCGAGTCGGCCGGCGCCGCCGTCGGGAAAGCGGCGGATTCGGGGGTGCCAGCCGGCGGCGGCCAGCGCGACTGCGCAGTGGTGGAGCACAGCACCGCAACTGAGCAGCACGTCGGACCGATCGGCCGGCGTGTCACCGAGACGGCGGTCCCAGTCGGCGTCGAGATGAAGCCCGTCGGAATCGACCAGCCAGTGCCAGGGTTGCGCATTCTGCGCCGAGGGTGCCCAGGACGCGAGGTCCAGAACGGTGCGCAGGGTGGCGGCGTCGGGAAAAGCGTTCGGCACCCGACTCACCTCCGCCGTCGTCGATCCATCGTCGCCGAATGCTACTCAGGGGCCGCGTTCCCGGCCAGATCCGGTGAACGGTTCGTCACCGGCCGAGTTACCGTGCGCCGCGCCCGAAGTAGAGCTCCTGGGTGGCGATGCAGACCAGCTGCCCGGCCCGGTTGTACATCGTCGACGTGGTCAACCCGCGGCCCGCGACGCCGCTCGGTGAGACCTGGTCGGACAGCACCCAGTCCGAGAGATCGACGGGGCGGTGGAACCACAGGGCGTGGTCGATGAGCGCGTTGAACGTGCTGACCGGTGTCGCGCGCCGCATGCCCAGCGCCGTCTCGACCATCGTGGTGCCCGACAGATAGGTCAGCAGGCAACTGTGCAGCACCTCGTCGGCCGGGACGTGCTCGGTGGGCCGCCACCACATACGCAGCCGCGGTGAGGGTTCGGGAAGATCGAGCGCGAGCCGCGGTGGCGCGTCGACGTACCGCAGATCGAAGGGCTGGCGACGGACCCAATGTCCGTCCAATTCGTCCGCGTAAATGGCCAGTTGCTCCTGCACCGGTGCGAGCGAATCGGGATCGGGAACGTCCGGCATGGCCACCTGGTAGTCCAGGGAGCCGACCGGTTCGCTCAGCGAGACAAGCGCCTCGAGCAGGATCTCCCCGTCCTGACGGGCGGTGACCTGGCGGGTCGACAGGGTGCCGCCGTCGCGGGCCGGGTCGACGTGCAGGTCGACCGGATAACGGGCATCGCCTGCCCGCACGTAGTAGACGTGCACGCTGTGCGGGGTGCGGCCCGGTGCGGTCCGGCTGGCGGCCATCAGCGCCTGACCGGCGATGTGACCTCCGACGATGTGGTGGGCGGGATTGTCGAGTTGGGTCGCGACGAAATGGTGGTCGTCGCGCCGCTCGACCTCGAGCGTGGCGATCACCTCGGCCAGGGTGGGCGATCGGTAGGTCACCGTGGCATCATGCCGCAGCCGATCGGTCCGACCCGGGGCGTGGGGCGCACGGCGGCGGCGTGACGCGGTCGAGCGTCCGCTCCGCTGCGGGTTAGTGTGCTGGGGTCGGTCTCCGCGAACAAGCCGGCAGGAAAGATGATGCCTTCATGACTGCACCAGCAGAAACGTCACCGCTCGAAGCGCGGGTCGGCCACTACTACCAGATGGACGGCACGTATCTGGTCGGCCGCGAGAAGGTCCGCGAGTACGCCCGTGCCGTGCAGGACTATCACCCCGCGCACTGGGACGTCGCCGCCGCCGGCGAGCTCGGCTACTCCGATGTGGTGGCGCCGCTGACCTTCACCTCGGCTCCGGGCATGCAGTGCAATCGGCGCATGTTCGAAGAGGTGGTCGTCGGCTACGACACCTACATGCAGACCGAGGAGGTCTTCGAGCAGCACCGTCCGATCGTGGCCGGCGACGAACTGCACATCGACGTCGAACTGACCTCCGTGCGCAGGATCGCCGGCCGTGACCTGATCACGGTGACCAACACCTTCACCGACACCGCCGGCGAGCGGGTGCACACCCTGCACACCACCGTGGTCGGTGTGACCGCCGACGACATCGGCGCCGACGTCAAGACGGCCGTGCAGAACGCGATGATGCACGACATGAACATCCTCGACATCGGCGGCTCCGATGCGGACTACCGCAAGACGGTGCGACCCGACGGAGAGCTCCGGGTGTCCGACGGCGGTACGACGCGCGTTCCGGGTACAGCGTCATTCGACGACGTCACGGTCGGCGACGAGCTGCCCGTTCACCACACCCGGCTCTCGCGCGGCGATCTTGTGAACTACGCCGGGGTGGCCGGCGACGCCAACCCGATCCACTGGGACGAGGACATCGCCAAACTGGCGGGCCTGCCCGATGTCATCGCGCACGGCATGCTCACCATGGGCCTCGGTGCCGGCTTCGCGTCCTCCTGGTCGGGTGACCCGGGCGCGGTCACCCGGTACGCGGTGCGGCTGTCGGCTCCTGCGATCGTGCCGGCCAAGGAGGGCGCCGACATCGAGTTCAGCGGTCGCGTCAAGTCGCTGGACCCGCAGACCCGTTCCGGTGTCGTGCTCGTCGCCGCGAAGTCCGACGGCAAGAAGATCTTCGGCCTGGCGACGATGCACGTCCGCTTCCGCTGATCGCGCCGAAACACTTAGTTCAGGTAACCTTCCCCCTGTGACTCTCGGTCCTTGGGGTGATCTCACGATTCTCGCCGCGGTGATGGAGATGGTGTTCGCCACGTGCGTCTTCGTGTACATCAGCCGGCTGGAGCGGCGCCCGTCGCATCCGATGGGCGACACCGTGGGCGCCCACAAAGCGGTGCTGGCCAAGCTCCGCAAGCGTCAGCCGATGTCGCAGGACGAAGTGAACTACGCGGCCGAGCTGATCGCCGACGCCCGCTCACCGCTGGCCTACGCCATCCCTGCGGCGCTGTTCACGATGGGCTTCTTCTATGTGGTCGGCTGCCTGTTCATGCTGCACCTCGACGGCGGTAACCCCTCATTCCGCACGTTCGTCGGGGGCATCCCGATGTTCACGTCGATGAACATGGCCGCGCAACTGCGCAGGGTCGCCGCGCTGAAAGGCAAATTGCGCGACGTCTCGGTGACCGAGGCCGAGCCGGCCGGCGAGCTCAGCCCCGCCGGGGCCTGACGACGAGGTCACTCCCGGCGGTGTTGCGGTGTGACCGCCGGGTCGCCGTCCTCCCACAGCAGTAACTGACGAACCGACGCGCGGGATCCGTAGGGCTGCAGCATCTGACTCGCGGGGCGCGGCCGCACCTTCAGCGGCCACCAGAACCAGCGGCCGAGCAGTGCGGCGATGGCGGGTGTCATGAACGACCGCACGATCAGCGTGTCGAAGAGCAGGCCCAACGCGATCGTCGTCCCGATCTGGCCGAGGATCCGCAGGTCGGCGAACACGAACGACGCCATGGTGGCGGCGAACACCAGGCCCGCGGCTGTCACCACCGCACCCGATCCCGCCATTGCGCGGATGATGCCGGTGTTCAGCCCCGCACCGATCTCCTCCTTGAACCGCGAGATCAGCAGCAGGTTGTAGTCCGACCCCACCGCCAGAAGCAGAATGATGGCCAGCGCCAACACGATCCAGTACAGCTCGATGCCCAGCAGGTCCTGCCAGATCAGCACGGACAGCCCGAACGAGGCGCCCAGCGACAACGCCACCGTTCCGACGATCACGAACGCGGCGACGAGGCTGCGCGTGATGAACACCATGACGAGCAGGATCAGGCAGAGCGCCGCGATGCCCGCGATCATCAGGTCGTACTTGGCACCGTCCTTGATGTCCTTGTAGGTGGCGGCGGTTCCCGCGATGTAGATCTTGGATCCGGCCAGCGGCGTACCCTTGACCGCCTCCTGCGCCGCGTGCCGGATCGGGTCGATGTGCGAAATGCCTTCGGGCGTCGCCGGATCCCCCTCGTGGGTGATGATCATCCGCGCGGACTTGCCGTCCGGGGACATGAACAGCTTCTCCCCTCGGATGAATTCGGGGTTGGTGAACGCCTCCGGCGGCAGATAGAACGAATCGTCGGTCTTCGACGCGTCGTACGCCTGGCCCAGCGCGGTCGAGTTCTCCAGCGCCCGGGAGTTCTGGTCGTTGAGACCGGACTGCGTCGCGTAGTTCGTCATCGTCAGGTCGCGGTTGGTCTGTTGATCGGCGATCTGCGGCGGGATCAGTGCGAGCAGCTTCGGTTGCAGCGCATCGAGTTTGGCGATACTGCCGGCGACGTCGGCCAGTTGGTCGGTCAGGTCGTTGATCCCGTCCAGCGCGTCGAACAGCGAGCGTAGCGCCCAGCAGATCGGGATGTCGTAGCAGTGCGGCTCCCAATAGAAGTAGTTGCGGATCGGCCGGAAGAAATCGTCGAAGTTGGCGATCTTGTCCCGCAGGTCCTGAGCCGTGGCGACCGTGTTCTGGAAGGCCTTCGCCTGCTCGTCGGTGATCGACGCGGACTGCTGCTGCAGCGCCTCCTGCTTGCGCAGGGTGTTGATGGAGTCGTTGATCACGCCGACCTGCTTGAGCAGATCCGCGGTGCGGGCCTTCTGGAACGGCAGGGTGTTGATCTGCGCGGCGCTGCTGGCGCTGAGCTGGAACGGAATCGACGTGTGGTCCAGCGGTGTGCCCAGCGGCCGGGTGATCGACTGGACCTGGGCGATGCCGTCGGTGTGGAACACCGCCTTCGCGACGCGCTCCAGCAGGATCATGTCGGTCGGATTGCGCAGGTCGTGGTCGGCCTCGACCATGAGGATCTCGGGCTCCAGCCGCGCCTGTGAGAAATGGCGCTCCGCCGCGGCGTAGCCCACGTTCGCCGGTGCGTCCGCGGGCATGTAGGTGCGGTTGTCGTAGTTGGTCTTGTAGTTCGGCAGCGCCAAAAGCCCGATCAGAGCGATGGCCACGGTCGCCACCAGGATGGGCCCGGGCCAGCGGACGACAGCCGTACCGATCCGCCGCCAGCCGCGGGTGCTCAAGGGACGCGCCGGCTCGAAGAGGCCGAAGTGACGGCCGATCACCAGCAGGGCCGGTGCCAGCGTCAGGGCCGCGATCACGGCGACCAGCACGCCGATGCCGGCGGGGACGCCGAGACTCTGGAAGTACGGCAGCCGGGTGAAGGAGAGGCAGAGCACCGCGCCGGCGATCGTGAGCCCGGAGCCCAGGATGATGTGGGCGGTGCCGTGGTACATCGTGTTGTACGCCGCGACGCGGTCCTGGCCGGCGTACCGCGCCTCATGGAACCGGCCCAGCAGGAAGATCGCGTAGTCGGTGCCCGCGGCGATCACCAGCAGTGTCAGCAGGTTCGTCGAATACGTCGACAGCTCGATGATGCCGGCGTTGGCGAGTACGGCCACCACGCCGCGCGACGCCGTCAGCTCGATCATCACCGTGAAGATGACGAAGAAGACGGTCGTGAGGCGGCGATACAGGACGAGCAGCATCAGCGCGATCACCCCGATGGTGATCAGTGTCGTCTTCAGGGTGCCGTGGCGGCCCACCTCGAACTGATCGGTGATCAGCGGCGCGGGGCCCGTGACGTAGGCCTTGACCCCCGGCGGGGCCGGTGTGTTGTCGACGATGTCGCGGACCGAGTCGACGGATTCGTTGGCCAGCGACTCACCCTGGTTGCCGGCGAGGAACACCTGGACCAGCGCGGCCTTGCCATCGGAGCTCTGGGAGCCCGCCGCCGTCAGCGGATCACCCCAGAAGTTCTGGATGTGCTCGACGTGCTTGGTGTCGGCCTGCAACTTCTGGATCAGGCCGTCGTAGAAGCGGTGCGCGTCCGCGCCGAGGGGCTGGTCGCCCTCGAGGACGATCATCGCCGAGCTGTCGGAGTCGTACTCGCCGAAATCCTTGCCGATGCGCTTGCTGGCCTGCAGCGAGGGCGAGTCCTTGGGGCTCAGCGACACGTTGTGGGACTCGGCGACCGTCTCCAGCTGTGGCACGAAGACGTTGGTCAGAACCGCGGTCGCCAACCAGAAGAGGGCGATCAGAACGGAAAAACGGCGGATCAGGTCGGGGACCGAGCGCCACGACAGGCCTCTGCTCATCCGGACTTGTCCAGGCAGAAGGTGTAGGCGTTCAGCGTGTTCACCTGCTTCTCGTCTTTGACCACACCGTCGATCGTGATGCGGCACCCGATGGAGTCGCCGTCACCCTGGGCGGCGACGTTGACGAATACGGCGGGGTCGGTGGTGGTGGCGTCGTAGGTCCAGGGCAGCGGGGCGTCGAGGGCGTGCTGGGGCTGGGCGTGGACGTCCATGTAGGTGATGGTGGCGGTGGTGCCCGGCGGTCCGAAGACGTCGAGGACCACGTGCTTGGGGTTGAACGGCACGATCTGGTTGGCCGCGTTGTTAGGGGTGGACACCACATCCTCCGAGGCGAAGATGCCGCGCAGCCGGTACACGGTCAAGCCGGCCACCGCGACCACGATGACCGCGACCACGAGCGTCCAGCGTCGGCCGAGCCGCCGTGCGATCGAGACCCGCTGCATCCGTGACCCTTTCATGAGCGGCGACACGACGGTTGGGCGATTCTTATAGGGAGGCTAATCAACTAGGTTGACGGTACGACACCGGACCGGACTCCACAACACTGGCCCCACGCCCGGGTCCGAGTCAACGACCAGCGATTCTTCAGGAATCTGACAGCATCGGCGCCGTCCACTCCGGCCGGCGGCCCAGGTGGCGCAGGATCCGGTCGAGCTCCCCCGCGCCGTCGACCGGCCTGATCGCCGCGTCGAACGGGACGGTGTCCAGCTGGCGGACCTCGCCGTCGGGAACGGCGAGCACCAAGGGCAGCGCCGCGGCGAGCACGCTGCCGGGGAGTTCGTAGGTGACGCCGAGCGAGGCCGCGACGTCCCACCCGTGAACCACGTAGTCGACGAAGTGGAAGCCGAGCGCGATCGTGCCGGGAAACACCGCGCCGTCCCCGAATTCGGGAAGGGCGAACGACGCCTCCCCGATACCGTCCGCCGCGAACGCCTCCAGGGCGTCCGTCGCGGCTCCGGAGTACGCGCGGGCGGGATCTTTGCGCACCGCCTCGACGACGGACTCCACCCGCCAGACGTCGGGGTCAGCGCCCCGACCCCGCGCCGCGGCGGCGAAGCCGCGGTGCTGGACGGTCATGTGGGACAACAGATCCAGGAGGTCCCAGCCCGCGCAGGGTGTCGGCCGGCCGAGATCGGCGGTCGCGACGGTGTCGACGAGGGCGACGGACGCCGCCACCGCCGTGGTGTGCTCAATAGTATGCATGCGCTTATGATAGCCATGCGCTTATCATCGCGCCATGCTTATCATGACTGGGTGGCCGACAAATCCCGCCGCCCCGACCTGGCAGCGATGCTCGCCCCGCTGCTGCGTGACCTGATCGCCGCGGAGGAGCCTGTGCTGGCGGCCCACGACGTGTCGATGTGGGGATACGTCGTGCTGCTGGCGCTCGACCGGTCGTCGATGCGCACCCAGTCCGCGCTGGCCGCAGCGATCGGCGCCGACAAGACCCGCATCATCCGTGATCTGGATCGACTCCAGAATCGCGGCCTGATCGAGCGCAGGCCCGATCCCGACGACCGTCGGGTGCGGCTCCTCGCGATCACCGACGCCGGTCGCGCGGTGAAGAACGCCATTCAGGCGGAGATCCAGCGCGGCGAGGAGCGCTGGCTCGGTGACCTCAGTGCCGGCGAACGCCGCACGTTCCTGCGCGTGCTCGGCCGGTTGACCCCCGCCGAGGGGGGCTGAGACACAGCGCGCCGGGGGGGGGCTGCCCCTCTCAGCATCGAGGTAGCTACCTACCTACTGCCCCGCGTTGCGGGCCAGCTCGATGGCGTACTGGTTGACGAAGGTGCCCGCCGGCGGGTCACCCTTGTCGCAGGTGCCGTCGGATTCGCCGGGACGTTTGATCCACAGGTACGCGTCGGCGTGCGGACCCGCGGTGGCCGCGGTCGGCGGAGTCCCCAGAGCCCGCCCGCCCGGGTTGCACCAGTTCAGCGCGGAGTCCGGAGCCGGCCCGGCACCGTTGCGCGACGTGTCCACCACGTAGTGCTTGCCGTTCGTCAGCCCCGAGATCGCCTCGCCGTAGCCGATCTCGTCCTCGGTGGTGAAGAAGTTCGCGGTGTTGAGGCTGAAGCCGCGGGCGTGTTCGATCCCGGCCTGATTGAGCCTGCCGGCCATGTCTTCCGGACTGTGCCAGCGGAGGTGACCGGCGTCGATGTACACGGCCGCTGCCGGGTCGCGGGTCAGCGCGTCGACGGCGTAGCGGATCAGATCGAAGCGTTCCTGGCGTTGATCGGCCGACAGGCAGTCGGCCATGGCGAGCGCATCCGGTTCCACGACGACCGCTGCGCGCGACGCGCCCAGATCGGCAGCGATGCCGTCGATCCAGCTCCGGTAGTCCGCACCCGAGGCCATGCCGCCTGCGGCGAAGCTGCCGCAGTCCCGGTGGGGGATCCCGTAGATCGTGAGGATCGGAATGGCGCCGGCCGCCTGCGCCGCGGCGGTGTAACTCGCGACCGTCGCCGCCGACGAGCCCGGGACGAGCCAGTAGGCCTGCGGCGTGTTGGCGACCGCGGCCAATTGCGGACTGGGCGGATCGGCGCTCTGCGCGGCACGCATGGCCGCCGATGCGGGGTTGACGTAGAAGGGTGCTCCGGCCAACGGGTTGACCTCGTCGACCAGGCGCACCGCCGGGGACGGCCCGGCCGGTGCCGAGTGGGCGGCCAAGCCCACCGCGGCGATCGCCGCAAGCGTCAGGACGGGAGCGATCCACCGGGCGACCGCGCCGGCAGCTGAGGACATCACCTCAGGAAAATTAGTGGTTCGAAGAAGTGAGCGCCAATCAGCCCTCGAGTCGTCGCGCGGCGCTATTCGTCGGTGGCGGTCGGCTTGGCGAGCTGGCCGTAGGCGGCGGTGAAGGCCGCGGCGCCGGCGAGCAGTTGCGCCCGTTCACGCCGGCTCATCTGTTCGGCGATGCTGCGGAACCTCTCAGCGCGCAGGGCGACCAAGTCGTCGAGGATGGCGTGCCCGGCGTCGGTCAGTGCGAGGAGGGTCGCGCGGCGGTTGTGCGGCGCGACACTGCGGGTGATGAGGCCGGCGTCGGCGAGCCTGTCGCTGAGACGGCTGGCACTCGACGGCACGAGATCGAGGTCCTCCCCGAGTTCGGTCACCAGGCTCGGCCCGAGCCGCTGCAGAGACTGCAACGCCCTCAATGTCGGTAAGCCCACCCGCTTTTCGACTTCCTCGAGCACCGCGACGTTCAGCGCCAGCAGGCCACGCGTGGCGCGCTCCAGTTCGACCGCATAGTCGGCCGTTCCGGTCGGTGGGGAGCCCATGAGTCAGGCAGCATACCCGCGCTGCCCAGGTGTCTCACAGACAAAAATCCCCTGTTTGCACATCATCCAATCCGGATACTTTGCACACGGGCAATTAATTCGCTTATTGCCACCAGCAGATTCGTGGAGAGGAGTCATCGTGGCGCGAGACACCCGGGGCCCGATGCCGCCGGAGACGAGCGACCTGCGCCGGGTCAGCCTCAACCCGCCGCACTGGCGGCAGGCCCGCCGGTTGTTGGCGGTGGAAGCCGTCGTGACGGGTGTGATCGGCGTGGTCGGCCTGATCGGTGTGGCCGTCGCCCCGCACAACGACGGGTGGCGCGTGCTCGGGGTGCCCCTCACACCGGCATTGAGCGCGGTGCTGATCGGTATCGGCGTCGCCGCGGCGCTCGCGATGACCCACCGGCGGGCCGCCAAGGTGTTCACACTCGCGATGAGTGCCGCCACCGTCGCCCTGATGATCATCTGCTCGGTCGCCGCGGTCCACCACGACCCCGGACCGCTGGGCTTCACCGCGCCGGCGATCCTGTTGTGGACGATCCTGTTCTGCTGGAGCATCGCCTCGGCGATGTGGGTGTTCCCCGATCAGATCCAGGGCCCCGACTGGGTGCCGCGTCGGCGCCCGCGCCGTCCTGCGGACACGGCGGCATCGGCTCGACGGGCCAAGTCGTGAGCACTGATATCGGCGACCCGCACGTCCTGCGGGAGTACGCGATGCTCGCCGACGGGCATCGGGGCGCGCTGATCGGCCCGCGCGGAGAGATCAGCTGGATGTGTGCTCCCCGCTGGGACAGTGACGCCGTGTTCTCCGAGCTGATCGGCGGCAACGGCGCCTTCGCGATCACCCCACGCGGCCGCTTCGTCTGGGGCGGCCACTATGAGGATGGCAGCCTGATCTGGCGCTCGCGCTGGGTGACCACCGACGGCATCACCGAATGCCGCGAAGCGCTCGCCTATCCCGGCGACCCGCGCCGCGCCATTCTGCTGCGCCGGTTGGTCGCCGTGCAGGGCGATGCGTGCGCGACGCTGACATTTGCGCCCGCGTACGGTTTCGGGCGCTACGGCATGGAACAACTGGCCCGCGACGAGCACGGCCGGTGGCACGCCCACTGCGGCCCCTTACGCCTCACGGTCCACGGGGTCGCCGACGCCACCGTCACCGACGGCGAAGCCGGTATCCCCGCCCTGCGGTGCGACCTGAAGGTCGCCGAGGGCGACCACCACGACGTCGTCGTCGAACTGTCCGACCAGTCGGGCACCGCCCCTCTCGCGCACCCCGACGCGCTGTGGGCGGCCACCGAAAGCGCCTGGGAGGCAACGCTTCCCCGGTTCGACGCCAGTATCAGCCCCCGCGACGCCCGGCACTCCTACGCGGTGCTGCGCGGCATGACCACACCCGGCGGCGGCATGGTCGCCGCGG is a window of Mycolicibacterium chubuense NBB4 DNA encoding:
- a CDS encoding alpha-hydroxy-acid oxidizing protein; this translates as MTSPEPEPHPGRQRQEAIYRAGVFGHRPAVPTNFSELERAARRRMSKQAWAYVAGGAGEGSGMDRNRAALDRWAIVPRMLRDTSRRELSTELFGRRLPAPVLVAPVGAAGLVHKDADVEIGGAAAAVGVPYIFSNQGSAPMEAVAAEMDRVAAGRGADRAPRWFQLYWSTDESVVASFVGRAENMGADALVVTLDTTQLGWRPMDLNIGSLPFSRAVGIAQYTSDSAFMASVRERVAAAKASGQRPEIEVTLGAVKTLLSMARNVPGGFWRNLTSPVPRASVETFLDTYSRPSLCWDDIAALRERTRLPLLLKGILHPDDARRAVDLGVDGILVSNHGGRQIDSVIGAADALVGVADAVDGRARVILDSGVRGGADVFKALALGADAVTIGRPHIYGLAIAGRQGVQQVIENIIAEFDITMGLAGVTSPQELTVDALHR
- a CDS encoding hemerythrin domain-containing protein, encoding MADIIDLIYADHDWLRRQFFRLDDAQSAEDLAAIWDALGTRLDAHADAEETVFYPALLKHGGREDPGNPEGDPEDETEDAITDHNAIRDAVRESRRHQPGSEKWFEAVNKARSENGSHLDEEEREAMPDFIKSASLELRHELGMKWLRFYAEHDTSRGIDTADKDSDEYIDKHS
- a CDS encoding nitroreductase family protein, with protein sequence MPNAFPDAATLRTVLDLASWAPSAQNAQPWHWLVDSDGLHLDADWDRRLGDTPADRSDVLLSCGAVLHHCAVALAAAGWHPRIRRFPDGGAGRLASFELIESSPVAASVELASAIPRRRSDRREYGESALAPATLELLLIRAARLGVQMSVVPKDRWVRLGEGRIELSYGPVGDDQPPPSGPGDGVLLVLATEADDDRSRLRAGEATSDLLLSATALDLASCPLTEPLRDARARLALACDVFDGEAHPQVLVRVGPAIVGAPELPPGPRRPVAATTTWT
- a CDS encoding acyl-CoA thioesterase yields the protein MTYRSPTLAEVIATLEVERRDDHHFVATQLDNPAHHIVGGHIAGQALMAASRTAPGRTPHSVHVYYVRAGDARYPVDLHVDPARDGGTLSTRQVTARQDGEILLEALVSLSEPVGSLDYQVAMPDVPDPDSLAPVQEQLAIYADELDGHWVRRQPFDLRYVDAPPRLALDLPEPSPRLRMWWRPTEHVPADEVLHSCLLTYLSGTTMVETALGMRRATPVSTFNALIDHALWFHRPVDLSDWVLSDQVSPSGVAGRGLTTSTMYNRAGQLVCIATQELYFGRGAR
- a CDS encoding fused (3R)-hydroxyacyl-ACP dehydratase subunits HadA/HadB, yielding MTAPAETSPLEARVGHYYQMDGTYLVGREKVREYARAVQDYHPAHWDVAAAGELGYSDVVAPLTFTSAPGMQCNRRMFEEVVVGYDTYMQTEEVFEQHRPIVAGDELHIDVELTSVRRIAGRDLITVTNTFTDTAGERVHTLHTTVVGVTADDIGADVKTAVQNAMMHDMNILDIGGSDADYRKTVRPDGELRVSDGGTTRVPGTASFDDVTVGDELPVHHTRLSRGDLVNYAGVAGDANPIHWDEDIAKLAGLPDVIAHGMLTMGLGAGFASSWSGDPGAVTRYAVRLSAPAIVPAKEGADIEFSGRVKSLDPQTRSGVVLVAAKSDGKKIFGLATMHVRFR
- a CDS encoding RND family transporter, producing the protein MSRGLSWRSVPDLIRRFSVLIALFWLATAVLTNVFVPQLETVAESHNVSLSPKDSPSLQASKRIGKDFGEYDSDSSAMIVLEGDQPLGADAHRFYDGLIQKLQADTKHVEHIQNFWGDPLTAAGSQSSDGKAALVQVFLAGNQGESLANESVDSVRDIVDNTPAPPGVKAYVTGPAPLITDQFEVGRHGTLKTTLITIGVIALMLLVLYRRLTTVFFVIFTVMIELTASRGVVAVLANAGIIELSTYSTNLLTLLVIAAGTDYAIFLLGRFHEARYAGQDRVAAYNTMYHGTAHIILGSGLTIAGAVLCLSFTRLPYFQSLGVPAGIGVLVAVIAALTLAPALLVIGRHFGLFEPARPLSTRGWRRIGTAVVRWPGPILVATVAIALIGLLALPNYKTNYDNRTYMPADAPANVGYAAAERHFSQARLEPEILMVEADHDLRNPTDMILLERVAKAVFHTDGIAQVQSITRPLGTPLDHTSIPFQLSASSAAQINTLPFQKARTADLLKQVGVINDSINTLRKQEALQQQSASITDEQAKAFQNTVATAQDLRDKIANFDDFFRPIRNYFYWEPHCYDIPICWALRSLFDALDGINDLTDQLADVAGSIAKLDALQPKLLALIPPQIADQQTNRDLTMTNYATQSGLNDQNSRALENSTALGQAYDASKTDDSFYLPPEAFTNPEFIRGEKLFMSPDGKSARMIITHEGDPATPEGISHIDPIRHAAQEAVKGTPLAGSKIYIAGTAATYKDIKDGAKYDLMIAGIAALCLILLVMVFITRSLVAAFVIVGTVALSLGASFGLSVLIWQDLLGIELYWIVLALAIILLLAVGSDYNLLLISRFKEEIGAGLNTGIIRAMAGSGAVVTAAGLVFAATMASFVFADLRILGQIGTTIALGLLFDTLIVRSFMTPAIAALLGRWFWWPLKVRPRPASQMLQPYGSRASVRQLLLWEDGDPAVTPQHRRE
- a CDS encoding MmpS family transport accessory protein — its product is MQRVSIARRLGRRWTLVVAVIVVAVAGLTVYRLRGIFASEDVVSTPNNAANQIVPFNPKHVVLDVFGPPGTTATITYMDVHAQPQHALDAPLPWTYDATTTDPAVFVNVAAQGDGDSIGCRITIDGVVKDEKQVNTLNAYTFCLDKSG